A single region of the Triticum dicoccoides isolate Atlit2015 ecotype Zavitan chromosome 2B, WEW_v2.0, whole genome shotgun sequence genome encodes:
- the LOC119364726 gene encoding CMP-sialic acid transporter 4-like, with amino-acid sequence MQRNGVMECSVCHSKVVAGTPRSISRAYDKHKSKISSKQRVLTFLLVSGDCVLVGLQPILVFMCKVDGKFQFSPISVNFLTEVTKVFFAMIMLIIESRKQKVGEKSLLSVSTFVQAARNNVLLAIPALLYAINNYLKFIMQLYFNPSTVKMLSNLKVLVIAVLLKFIMRRRFSIIQWEALALLLIGISVNQLRSMPEGTKTFGLPVTAIAYIYTLIFVTVPSFASVYNEYALKSQFDTNIYLQNVFLYGYGAIFNLLGILGTVIFQGPESFDILRGHSRATFFLICNNAAQGILSSFFFKYADTILKKYSSTVATIFTGLASAAFLGHTLTINFLLGISIVFISMHQFFSPLAKVKDDKPAGTLELGDAQKHRSSDSSFVNMTAGAADDASHISDDRKPLLPI; translated from the exons ATGCAGAGGAATGGGGTGATGGAATGCAGCGTCTGCCACTCCAAGGTGGTGGCGGGGACCCCCAGGAGCATATCAAGGGCATACGACAAGCACAAGAGCAAGATATCGTCCAAACAGCGCGTGCTCACCTTCCTTCTTGTGTCCGGGGACTGCGTCTTGGTCGGCCTTCAG CCTATCCTAGTATTTATGTGCAAGGTTGATGGGAAATTTCAGTTCAGTCCCATCAGTGTTAACTTTTTGACGGAAGTTACAAAGGTTTTCTTTgctatgataatgctaataattgaG TCTAGAAAACAGAAGGTTGGGGAGAAGTCACTTCTCTCAGTTTCGACCTTTGTACAG GCAGCCCGTAACAATGTACTCTTAGCTATTCCCGCTCTACTATATGCCATCAACAACTACTTAAAGTTTATCATGCAG TTATACTTCAACCCCTCGACTGTGAAGATGCTAAGCAACCTGAAG GTACTTGTCATAGCTGTACTCCTAAAGTTTATAATGCGAAGGAGATTCTCTATAATTCAG TGGGAAGCCCTTGCCCTGCTGCTTATTGGAATCAGTGTGAATCAACTACGCTCAATGCCTGAGGGCACCAAAACTTTTGGTCTTCCAGTCACCGCAATTGCATACATATACACACTAATATTT GTTACTGTCCCATCGTTTGCCTCTGTCTACAACGAGTATGCATTAAAAAGTCAGTTCGACACAAACATctatcttcag AATGTATTTCTGTATGGTTATGGTGCAATTTTCAATCTCCTTGGAATCCTAGGGACCGTCATATTTCAAG GGCCAGAGAGTTTTGATATCCTTCGAGGGCATTCAAGGGCCACTTTTTTCCTCATTTGTAACAATGctgcgcaaggaattctctcttcaTTCTTCTTTAAGTATGCAG ACACAATTTTGAAGAAGTACTCATCAACAGTGGCCACAATTTTTACTGGGCTAGCATCTGCTGCATTTTTGGGACATACCCTTACTATTAACTTTCTATTAGGCATCTCAATAGTGTTTATCTCAATGCACCAG TTTTTCTCGCCACTAGCCAAAGTCAAAGATGACAAACCAGCTGGAACTTTAGAGTTGGGAGATGCACAGAAACATAG GTCATCCGATTCTTCTTTTGTAAATATGACTGCTGGTGCTGCTGATGAT GCAAGCCACATTAGCGATGATAGAAAACCATTGTTGCCAATCTAA
- the LOC119364727 gene encoding PTI1-like tyrosine-protein kinase 3 translates to MRWWESVKSLFADGGNLGCLSCVGRKAPEDLYSYPMEPAKWKRSRGAAPAAEEEPGAIEVPAVALREVNELTGSFDREKLIGEGSYAKVYKVTLRSARLAVVKKLEKASKHASNDVFRRQLSVASRLRHESFVRLLGYTISGDLRVLVYEFATMGTLHDALHGPREGVGAREEVEERPVLSWAHRVQIALDAARGLEYLHEKASPPVVHKDVRSTNVLLFDGMRAKIADYNMFSQAADMARLNRSTHTLGSFGYQAPEYAMSGQMTDKSDVYSFGIVLLELLTGRKPLDRTLPQGQRSLVNWASPLLTEDRAQECIDPRLGDKYPATGALKLGRIAVQCLQYDPTYRPSMGTIARVINYAVVRDQQGVV, encoded by the exons ATGAGGTGGTGGGAGAGCGTCAAGAGCCTGTTCGCCGACGGCGGCAACCTCGGTTGCCTGTCCTGCGTCGGGAGGAAGGCGCCCGAGGATCTTTACTCCTACCCCATGGAGCCCG CGAAGTGGAAACGATCGCGCGGCGCCgctccggcggcggaggaggagccggGCGCCAtcgaggtgccggcggtggcgctccGGGAGGTGAACGAGCTAACCGGCTCCTTCGACAGGGAGAAGCTGATCGGGGAGGGGTCGTACGCCAAGGTGTACAAGGTGACGCTGCGGAGCGCGAGGCTCGCCGTGGTGAAGAAGCTGGAGAAGGCGTCCAAGCACGCCTCCAACGACGTCTTCCGCCGGCAGCTGTCTGTGGCGTCCAGGCTGCGACACGAGAGTTTCGTCCGCCTGCTCGGCTACACCATAAGCGGCGACCTCCGCGTGCTCGTCTACGAGTTCGCCACCATGGGCACCCTCCACGACGCCCTGCACG GGCCGAGGGAGGGCGTGGGGGCgcgggaggaggtggaggagaggcCGGTGCTGAGCTGGGCGCACCGGGTGCAGATCGCGCTGGACGCGGCGAGGGGGCTGGAGTACCTGCACGAAAAGGCGTCGCCGCCGGTGGTCCACAAGGACGTGCGCTCCACCAACGTGCTGCTCTTCGACGGCATgagggccaagatcgccgactacaACATGTTCAGCCAGGCCGCCGACATGGCGCGACTCAACCGCTCCACGCACACGCTCGGCTCCTTCGGCTACCAGGCGCCGGA GTACGCGATGAGCGGTCAGATGACGGACAAGAGCGACGTGTACAGTTTCGGCATCGTCCTTCTGGAGCTCTTGACGGGCAGGAAGCCGCTGGATCGGACGTTGCCGCAGGGGCAGCGCAGCCTAGTCAACTGG GCATCTCCGCTGCTGACTGAAGACAGAGCTCAGGAATGCATCGACCCGAGGCTCGGCGACAAGTACCCTGCCACCGGAGCGCTCAAG CTAGGGAGGATCGCAGTGCAGTGCCTCCAGTATGACCCAACCTACCGGCCGTCCATGGGCACCATCGCCCGCGTGATCAACTACGCCGTCGTGCGGGACCAGCAGGGCGTGGTCTGA